Proteins encoded in a region of the Haloarcula sp. CBA1129 genome:
- a CDS encoding AzlC family ABC transporter permease → MDTAAFRRGVRDVAPLLLGIIPFGLVAGIATVNAGLGLPTAVGLSVVVFAGASQLAALELLGQNAPLTVVVATAVVINLRLLMYSASIAPYFREFTGRWKAVLAYVLTDQAYALSVASYRSDRETNRKWYYLGVALTLWGVWQVTTIAGALLGTGVPDAWGLEFAIPLVFLAILVPAIEDAATGVAAVVGGTVAVVGAGLPLNLGLLVAAGVGITAGVLTESAVGGTDGD, encoded by the coding sequence ATGGATACTGCTGCCTTCAGGCGCGGCGTTCGCGATGTTGCGCCGCTCCTGCTGGGAATTATTCCGTTTGGCCTCGTTGCCGGCATCGCTACCGTCAACGCCGGACTGGGGCTACCGACCGCAGTCGGCCTCTCGGTGGTCGTCTTCGCCGGCGCATCACAGCTCGCAGCGCTGGAGTTGCTCGGACAGAACGCACCACTGACAGTCGTCGTCGCGACAGCCGTCGTCATCAACCTCCGACTGCTGATGTACTCGGCATCGATTGCACCGTACTTTCGGGAGTTCACCGGCCGGTGGAAAGCGGTGCTCGCCTATGTGTTGACCGACCAAGCGTACGCACTCTCTGTCGCCAGCTACCGGTCCGACCGTGAGACGAACCGGAAGTGGTACTACCTCGGCGTCGCCCTGACGCTCTGGGGAGTCTGGCAGGTCACGACCATTGCCGGGGCGCTACTCGGCACTGGCGTCCCGGACGCTTGGGGTCTCGAATTCGCGATCCCGCTTGTCTTCCTCGCGATTCTGGTGCCGGCAATCGAAGACGCAGCGACCGGCGTCGCTGCTGTCGTCGGTGGTACCGTTGCCGTCGTTGGCGCTGGCCTCCCGCTCAATCTCGGGCTGCTCGTCGCAGCCGGCGTTGGCATCACTGCTGGCGTTCTCACTGAATCCGCCGTGGGAGGGACCGATGGCGACTAA
- a CDS encoding glycerophosphodiester phosphodiesterase yields the protein MSQYLGRRTFVEGSAAALASAGLVGSTPRQESDDSETTNSDADDNESEAMTGETTLIAHRGFAGAYPENTELAVEAASFGGPGTQTVHRRADMIEVDVVPTADGTLVTFHDNGLSERDGGERGLTGADGLVFETDTDTVTSATVLGTEETVPTLETVMDSIPPSVAVNLEFKNPGSQDLRFAESLPDQTLSTQRELWRPYTERALDLVSEYDNDILVSSFYEAALATVRDYDDSIPIACLFWDDIEEGLEITRRYDCAAMNVPRNMVQGTPFFNDSGYIDSDLSDVDLAEIAADEDRELNVWTVSTWYQAQELVRAGVDGLISDYPSVLPSQN from the coding sequence ATGTCACAGTATCTCGGCCGGCGGACGTTCGTTGAAGGCTCAGCGGCGGCGCTGGCAAGCGCGGGGCTCGTGGGGAGCACACCGCGTCAGGAATCGGACGACAGCGAAACGACCAACAGTGACGCAGATGACAACGAGTCCGAAGCGATGACCGGCGAGACGACCCTTATCGCCCACCGTGGGTTCGCTGGCGCGTACCCGGAGAATACGGAACTGGCCGTCGAGGCGGCCTCGTTCGGCGGCCCGGGGACACAGACGGTCCACCGGCGCGCCGACATGATCGAGGTCGATGTCGTGCCAACGGCCGACGGCACGCTCGTCACCTTCCACGACAACGGACTGTCAGAACGCGACGGGGGCGAGCGCGGCCTGACCGGCGCTGATGGGCTGGTCTTCGAGACCGACACCGACACCGTGACCAGCGCGACCGTTCTCGGGACCGAGGAGACGGTTCCGACGCTCGAAACGGTCATGGACTCGATTCCGCCGAGCGTCGCCGTCAATCTGGAGTTCAAAAACCCCGGCAGTCAGGACCTCCGTTTCGCCGAGTCGTTGCCGGACCAGACGCTGTCGACACAACGAGAGCTGTGGCGACCATACACCGAGCGCGCGCTCGACCTCGTCAGCGAGTACGACAACGACATTCTCGTCTCGTCGTTCTACGAAGCCGCGCTCGCGACTGTTCGGGACTACGACGACTCGATTCCCATTGCCTGTCTCTTCTGGGACGACATCGAGGAGGGGCTTGAGATCACCCGCCGCTACGACTGTGCCGCGATGAACGTCCCCCGGAACATGGTTCAGGGAACGCCATTCTTCAACGACAGCGGCTACATCGACTCCGACCTGAGCGACGTCGACCTCGCCGAAATCGCCGCTGACGAAGACCGGGAGTTGAACGTCTGGACGGTTAGCACATGGTATCAGGCACAGGAGCTCGTCCGGGCTGGCGTCGATGGACTCATCTCAGATTACCCCAGCGTGCTCCCGTCCCAGAACTGA
- a CDS encoding MGMT family protein → MLKGRPADNDSMEAPTGDAGIYARESSYLDRYVQLGEAGDRIISLSFPSQPEADAGEDHALLDRIDEYLQGAEDDFTDVTVGLTVPTDQRTVLEAIREIPYGEDASVAQVARMTPDLDDDDEDDIAQVRKALAANPVPLLIPDHRVRDGPSAAPPPVEQKLRAIEGL, encoded by the coding sequence ATGTTGAAGGGGCGACCGGCCGACAACGACAGTATGGAAGCACCGACCGGGGATGCAGGAATCTACGCGCGTGAGTCGTCGTATCTCGACCGGTACGTCCAGCTGGGTGAGGCCGGCGACCGGATCATCTCACTGTCGTTTCCGTCCCAGCCAGAGGCCGACGCTGGCGAGGACCACGCCTTGCTTGACCGCATCGACGAGTATCTCCAAGGGGCTGAGGACGATTTCACGGATGTCACCGTCGGCCTCACGGTCCCGACGGACCAGCGCACAGTGCTGGAAGCCATCAGAGAAATCCCGTACGGCGAGGACGCGTCCGTCGCACAGGTCGCGCGGATGACGCCCGACTTGGACGATGACGACGAGGACGACATAGCACAGGTCCGGAAAGCACTGGCCGCGAACCCCGTACCGCTGTTGATTCCGGATCACCGGGTTCGTGACGGGCCGAGCGCCGCGCCGCCGCCCGTCGAGCAGAAACTGCGCGCTATCGAGGGCCTCTAG
- a CDS encoding Nif3-like dinuclear metal center hexameric protein, protein MNAGNIATRLDDRLDIDAYADIDASPNGLQVGPATQPVEHVAFAVDAAVETIDRAAEAGADLLVTHHGIVWGGMERVTGTNYRRVAPLIDNDLALYVAHLPLDGHQSLGNAAGVADLLDLDNRAPFGSMGGENIGQRGVLTEPQTVSELANTLKGILDTGGQDVQVLDFGPSTIENVAIVTGSGVDWLQEAVEKDADVLITGEGKQQAFHEAREQGLNVILAGHYATETFGVQSLQTVAEDWGVETTYIDCPTGL, encoded by the coding sequence ATGAACGCAGGCAACATCGCGACGCGTCTCGACGACCGACTCGACATCGATGCCTACGCTGACATCGACGCCAGCCCGAACGGCCTGCAGGTCGGGCCGGCGACCCAGCCGGTCGAGCACGTCGCTTTCGCAGTAGATGCGGCTGTCGAAACTATCGACCGCGCCGCCGAGGCGGGCGCTGACCTGCTCGTGACCCATCATGGTATCGTCTGGGGCGGGATGGAACGCGTGACCGGAACCAATTACCGGCGGGTCGCACCGCTGATCGACAACGACCTCGCGCTGTACGTCGCCCATCTCCCGCTGGACGGCCATCAGTCGCTTGGCAACGCCGCCGGCGTCGCGGACCTGCTGGACCTCGACAACCGCGCGCCGTTCGGGTCGATGGGTGGTGAGAACATCGGCCAGCGCGGGGTCCTTACAGAACCTCAGACGGTCTCTGAATTAGCTAATACCCTCAAAGGAATTTTGGATACTGGTGGACAGGATGTTCAGGTACTCGATTTCGGCCCATCGACTATCGAGAACGTCGCAATCGTCACTGGCAGCGGCGTCGACTGGCTGCAGGAGGCAGTCGAGAAAGACGCCGACGTGCTCATCACCGGCGAGGGGAAACAGCAGGCCTTCCACGAGGCGCGCGAACAGGGACTCAACGTCATTCTCGCCGGCCACTACGCGACGGAAACGTTCGGCGTCCAGTCGCTCCAGACCGTCGCCGAGGACTGGGGGGTGGAGACGACCTACATCGACTGTCCGACCGGTCTCTGA
- a CDS encoding alpha/beta fold hydrolase, which yields MSTGTTIPQDRALSPDDWSHPAERDYADAQARLADHYDLTVESRATETDAAGRVHYLVGGNPDGDPVLLLHGVGTPAATWLPLFPALTDEYRVYAPDRPGLGLSAAPSYRDRDLRSFLVTYLLDLLEDLAIERPHVVGNSHGGLQSFLLAIDHDRVDRLQLVGAPGGVSRDLPLPFRLLTVRGLNRVLLWLLNRGDPVENARQSMERVNVVDASAIPDAVYELLAVGQDLLGRQESQRSLATAQGSYGRAHPLFDIRDEIVEIDRPTQFVWGTEDAFWPPDVGRPVAEKMPDAAFHELPGHGHTPWLEPDDAVAELVRTFLDQ from the coding sequence ATGAGTACTGGTACCACAATTCCGCAGGACCGCGCGCTGTCGCCCGATGACTGGTCCCATCCGGCGGAGCGAGACTATGCGGACGCCCAGGCCCGCCTTGCCGACCACTACGACCTCACCGTCGAGTCCAGAGCGACCGAGACGGACGCGGCGGGCCGGGTTCATTATCTTGTGGGCGGGAACCCAGACGGCGACCCCGTGCTCCTCCTTCACGGAGTTGGCACACCGGCCGCGACGTGGCTCCCCCTGTTCCCGGCGCTTACCGACGAGTACCGTGTGTACGCTCCCGACCGACCCGGCCTCGGCCTCTCCGCCGCGCCGAGCTACCGCGACCGGGACCTCCGGTCGTTTCTGGTGACGTACTTGCTGGACCTGCTTGAGGACCTCGCTATCGAGCGGCCCCACGTAGTCGGCAACTCCCACGGCGGCCTCCAGTCGTTCCTGCTCGCAATCGACCACGACCGCGTGGACCGACTGCAACTGGTCGGCGCGCCGGGCGGCGTCTCACGGGACCTCCCGCTCCCGTTTCGCCTCCTGACGGTTCGTGGACTCAACCGCGTGTTGCTGTGGCTACTCAACCGCGGTGACCCGGTCGAAAACGCGAGGCAGTCGATGGAGCGGGTCAACGTCGTCGACGCCTCGGCCATCCCGGACGCCGTCTACGAACTACTCGCCGTCGGGCAGGACCTGCTAGGGCGACAGGAAAGCCAGCGGTCGCTGGCGACCGCACAGGGGTCCTACGGCCGCGCCCACCCGCTGTTTGATATCCGGGACGAAATCGTGGAGATCGACCGCCCGACGCAGTTCGTCTGGGGAACGGAGGACGCCTTCTGGCCGCCCGACGTTGGTCGTCCCGTCGCCGAGAAGATGCCCGACGCTGCGTTCCACGAACTCCCCGGCCACGGCCACACACCGTGGCTGGAGCCGGACGATGCTGTTGCCGAACTAGTCCGGACATTTCTCGACCAGTAA
- a CDS encoding SprT-like domain-containing protein, producing MADSVSYVGIRSDAALIDWSQQYCRQVRRERGVSVRFDLVDWTVSHRAKRRAAAVKRPRLDDATVGDRYDWDSIDRSDGRPLPCTVSLTWDAFSAFDRAEWESTLRHELIHVEQYQRDGTTDHGRAFRERADQLDTAVHCPAFADPKHVLTCGACGDLVARRYQDCKLIEQREQYQSDCCGAALELG from the coding sequence ATGGCCGATAGCGTTTCGTACGTGGGTATTCGCTCGGATGCGGCCCTCATCGACTGGTCGCAGCAGTACTGCCGACAGGTCCGCCGCGAGCGGGGCGTCTCGGTTCGGTTCGACCTCGTCGACTGGACGGTATCCCATCGCGCCAAGCGCCGAGCCGCCGCGGTCAAGCGGCCGAGGCTGGACGATGCCACTGTCGGCGACCGGTACGACTGGGACAGCATCGACAGGAGCGACGGCCGCCCACTCCCGTGTACGGTGTCGCTGACTTGGGATGCGTTTTCGGCCTTCGACCGCGCCGAGTGGGAGTCGACGCTGCGACACGAACTCATCCACGTCGAACAGTACCAGCGCGACGGAACGACTGACCACGGCCGAGCCTTCCGGGAGCGGGCCGACCAGCTCGACACTGCCGTCCATTGTCCGGCATTCGCCGATCCGAAGCACGTCCTCACCTGCGGGGCGTGTGGCGACCTCGTCGCTCGTCGCTATCAGGACTGTAAGCTCATCGAGCAGCGCGAACAGTACCAGTCTGACTGCTGTGGGGCGGCGCTAGAGCTGGGCTGA
- a CDS encoding AzlD domain-containing protein has product MATNYGPVEIAGVIAVIGVLTYACRLSFIALFGRLDEIPPVVEQVLRFVPAAVLAALVLPSFVTLDAGSFAPDKFVAGALAAGVAWKTEDVFATMVTGMGVLWAIRFLL; this is encoded by the coding sequence ATGGCGACTAATTACGGCCCGGTTGAGATAGCCGGCGTCATCGCTGTCATCGGCGTACTGACGTACGCCTGTCGACTCTCCTTTATCGCGCTGTTCGGCCGGCTCGACGAGATTCCGCCGGTCGTCGAACAGGTGTTGCGGTTCGTCCCCGCAGCTGTCCTCGCCGCGCTCGTACTCCCCTCGTTCGTGACACTCGACGCCGGTAGTTTCGCTCCGGACAAGTTCGTCGCCGGCGCGCTCGCAGCAGGTGTCGCCTGGAAAACCGAAGACGTGTTCGCCACGATGGTGACCGGGATGGGCGTCCTCTGGGCCATCAGGTTCTTGCTATAG
- the lonB gene encoding ATP-dependent protease LonB, which produces MSDNTDTDATPDPDREASDAGEEEASTNGAKQDPDEPASEPSADEPSDPPEDRWGGEGETSETTLGSDVQVDGESELDGDEENLLGGLEIDSTADIEVPDRLVDQVIGQDHARDVIKKAAKQRRHVMMIGSPGTGKSMLAKAMSQLLPREELQDVLVYHNPDDGNEPKVRTVPGGKGEQIVEAHKEEARKRNQMRTFLMWIIIAIVIGYALILVQQVLLGILAAGVIYLAFRYGSRGSDAMIPNLLVNNANQKTAPFEDATGAHAGALLGDVRHDPFQSGGMETPSHDRVEPGAIHQANKGVLFVDEINTLDIRSQQKLMTAIQEGEFSITGQSERSSGAMVQTEPVPCDFIMIAAGNLDAMENMHPALRSRIKGYGYEVYMDDTIEDDPEMRRKYARFVAQEVENDGRLPHFTEEAVQELILEARRRAGRKGHLSLKFRDLGGLVRVAGDIARAEDREQTERADVLQAKRRSRSIEQQLADNYIERRKDYELTVNQGDVVGRVNGLAVMGEDSGIVLPVMAEVSPSQGPGQVIATGQLKEMAEEAVQNVSAIIKKFSDEDISEKDVHIQFVQAGEGGVDGDSASITVATAVISAIEDVPIKQNLAMTGSLSVRGDVLPVGGVTHKIEAAAKSGLDTVIIPEANTQDVMIEDEYEDMIEIIPVSHISEVLEVALAGEAEKDSLVDRLKSITGKALDHEVGRQSGSPSPQ; this is translated from the coding sequence ATGAGCGACAACACCGACACCGACGCGACTCCCGACCCCGACCGGGAGGCATCCGACGCTGGGGAGGAAGAGGCGTCGACCAACGGGGCCAAACAGGACCCCGACGAACCTGCCTCTGAGCCCTCGGCCGACGAGCCATCCGACCCGCCTGAGGACCGATGGGGCGGCGAGGGAGAAACGTCCGAAACGACACTCGGAAGCGATGTCCAAGTTGACGGCGAGTCCGAACTGGACGGAGACGAGGAGAATCTCCTCGGCGGTCTCGAAATCGATTCGACCGCCGACATCGAAGTACCAGACCGACTCGTCGACCAAGTCATCGGGCAGGACCACGCCCGTGACGTGATCAAGAAGGCGGCCAAGCAGCGCCGCCACGTGATGATGATCGGCTCCCCCGGGACGGGGAAGTCGATGCTGGCGAAGGCGATGTCCCAGTTGCTCCCACGAGAGGAACTGCAGGACGTTCTTGTCTACCACAATCCCGACGACGGCAACGAGCCGAAAGTTCGCACCGTCCCCGGCGGCAAAGGGGAACAGATTGTCGAGGCCCACAAGGAGGAGGCCCGCAAGCGCAACCAGATGCGGACCTTCCTCATGTGGATCATCATCGCCATCGTCATCGGCTACGCCCTGATCCTCGTCCAGCAAGTCCTGCTGGGGATTCTCGCGGCCGGTGTCATCTATCTCGCCTTCCGCTACGGCTCGCGCGGCAGCGACGCGATGATTCCGAACCTGCTGGTCAACAACGCCAACCAGAAGACCGCGCCGTTCGAGGACGCCACGGGCGCTCACGCCGGTGCGCTGCTCGGCGACGTTCGCCACGACCCGTTCCAGTCCGGTGGGATGGAGACGCCATCTCATGACCGCGTCGAACCCGGCGCGATCCACCAGGCAAACAAGGGCGTGCTGTTCGTCGACGAGATCAACACGCTCGATATCCGCAGCCAGCAGAAGCTGATGACGGCTATTCAGGAGGGCGAGTTCTCGATTACGGGCCAGTCCGAGCGCTCCTCGGGCGCGATGGTCCAGACCGAGCCAGTCCCCTGTGACTTCATCATGATCGCGGCGGGGAACCTCGACGCCATGGAGAACATGCACCCCGCGCTGCGCTCCCGTATCAAGGGGTACGGGTACGAGGTGTACATGGACGACACCATCGAGGACGACCCCGAAATGCGACGGAAGTACGCGCGCTTCGTCGCCCAAGAGGTCGAGAACGACGGTCGACTCCCACACTTCACCGAGGAGGCCGTTCAGGAACTCATTCTGGAGGCCCGGCGTCGCGCCGGCCGCAAAGGCCACCTCAGCCTGAAGTTCCGCGACCTCGGTGGGCTGGTCCGCGTCGCCGGCGACATCGCCCGCGCCGAGGACCGTGAGCAGACCGAGCGCGCGGACGTGCTCCAAGCGAAGCGGCGCTCCCGATCCATCGAGCAACAGCTCGCGGACAACTACATCGAGCGCCGCAAAGACTACGAGCTCACCGTCAATCAGGGCGACGTGGTCGGCCGCGTCAACGGCCTCGCAGTCATGGGTGAGGACAGCGGTATCGTCCTCCCCGTCATGGCCGAGGTCAGCCCGTCACAGGGTCCCGGCCAAGTCATCGCTACGGGACAGCTAAAGGAGATGGCCGAAGAGGCCGTCCAGAACGTCTCGGCGATTATCAAGAAGTTCTCCGACGAGGACATCTCCGAGAAGGACGTCCACATCCAGTTCGTTCAGGCCGGTGAAGGCGGCGTCGACGGCGACTCCGCCTCTATCACGGTTGCGACCGCGGTCATCTCCGCGATAGAAGACGTGCCGATCAAGCAGAACCTCGCCATGACCGGCTCACTGTCTGTCCGGGGCGACGTGCTCCCGGTCGGCGGTGTCACGCACAAGATCGAGGCCGCCGCCAAGTCCGGCCTCGATACGGTCATCATTCCCGAAGCGAACACCCAAGACGTGATGATCGAAGACGAGTACGAGGACATGATCGAGATCATTCCCGTCTCGCACATCTCAGAAGTCCTCGAGGTCGCCCTCGCCGGCGAAGCCGAGAAGGACTCGCTGGTCGACCGCCTCAAGTCCATCACGGGCAAGGCACTCGACCACGAGGTCGGCCGGCAGAGCGGCAGTCCGAGTCCCCAATAA
- a CDS encoding S-adenosyl-l-methionine hydroxide adenosyltransferase family protein, whose translation MITLSSDFGSPYPAAMKGVICQATDARIEDIAHDFPRQDVRAAAFWLTQTLPYFPPAVHCVVVDPGVGTDRDALVVRAGEHALVGPDNGVLLPAARELAENATGAADTFEVFTWAYDDPPSTTFHGRDVFAPAAAAVHDTGVDDIETRPETDSTDDYVDLRFPAATVEGDRATGEILVVDEFGNAVTNIPGEVLADRFGDTIGVSGHDAPVRRAYAAVDQDQRLVTVGSHGNVELAVNRGRGDEAFGVSAGDTVTMSL comes from the coding sequence ATGATTACGCTGAGTTCAGACTTCGGCTCTCCGTATCCCGCGGCGATGAAGGGTGTCATCTGTCAGGCGACGGACGCACGTATCGAGGATATCGCCCACGACTTTCCGCGACAGGATGTCAGGGCGGCGGCCTTCTGGCTCACGCAGACGCTCCCGTACTTCCCGCCGGCAGTCCACTGTGTGGTCGTTGACCCGGGCGTTGGGACCGACAGGGACGCGCTTGTGGTTCGCGCAGGCGAGCACGCGCTCGTGGGTCCCGACAACGGCGTCCTCCTGCCGGCCGCCCGCGAACTGGCCGAGAACGCAACCGGTGCAGCGGACACCTTCGAGGTGTTCACTTGGGCGTACGACGACCCGCCAAGTACGACGTTCCACGGACGGGACGTGTTTGCGCCAGCCGCGGCGGCCGTCCACGACACCGGCGTCGACGACATCGAAACACGGCCCGAAACTGACTCGACCGACGACTACGTCGACCTTCGGTTTCCGGCGGCCACAGTCGAGGGCGACAGAGCGACCGGTGAGATACTCGTCGTCGATGAGTTCGGGAACGCTGTGACGAACATTCCCGGTGAGGTACTCGCGGACCGGTTTGGGGACACAATCGGCGTTAGCGGGCATGATGCTCCAGTCCGCCGCGCCTACGCCGCCGTCGATCAGGACCAGCGACTCGTGACCGTCGGCAGCCACGGGAACGTCGAACTCGCGGTCAATCGGGGTCGCGGCGACGAGGCGTTCGGTGTCAGTGCCGGCGACACAGTCACCATGTCACTGTGA
- a CDS encoding nicotinamide-nucleotide adenylyltransferase codes for MRGFYIGRFQPYHNGHHSMVERIAEEVDELVLGIGSADDSHTTHDPFTAGERIMMITKAVAEYDLTTYVVPLEDINRNAVWVSHVESMCPDFDVAYSNNPLVVRLFEEAGIEVRQSPMFDRDRLEGSEIRQRMIDDESWRDRVPSSVVEVIEEIHGIKRLQHVSDSDSLERYTAADESVEKSLEDLDD; via the coding sequence ATGCGTGGGTTCTACATCGGCCGCTTCCAGCCCTACCACAACGGCCATCACTCGATGGTCGAGCGCATCGCCGAGGAAGTCGATGAGCTCGTCTTGGGCATCGGAAGCGCCGACGATTCACACACCACACATGACCCCTTTACCGCCGGTGAGCGGATCATGATGATCACGAAGGCCGTCGCGGAGTACGACCTGACGACCTATGTCGTGCCCCTTGAGGACATCAACCGCAACGCCGTCTGGGTGAGTCACGTCGAGAGTATGTGTCCGGACTTCGACGTGGCCTACTCGAACAACCCGCTTGTCGTCCGCCTGTTCGAGGAGGCCGGCATCGAGGTTCGCCAGTCGCCGATGTTCGACCGTGACCGGCTGGAGGGCAGCGAGATCCGCCAGCGGATGATCGACGACGAGTCGTGGCGCGACCGCGTCCCGTCGTCTGTCGTGGAGGTCATCGAGGAGATCCACGGCATCAAGCGGCTCCAGCACGTCTCGGACAGCGACTCGCTCGAACGGTACACCGCCGCCGACGAGTCGGTCGAGAAGTCTCTCGAAGACCTCGACGACTGA
- a CDS encoding deoxyhypusine synthase: MSDHTDERETFHHDPIGHAEARAGMTVGELADSYGEAGIGANDIHEAVDIYSEMLDDDVTTFFGLAGAMVPTGMRAIVSELIRDGHIDVLVTTGANCTHDSIEAIGGKHHHGEVTPEGQTEREHDETLRDEGVDRIYNVYLPQEHFALFENHLRDEVFSTLEDEGAVSIQRMTEELGRANSEVNEREDVPEDAGVLAAAYENDVPVYCPAFQDSVLGLQAWMYSQTSEFTVDALADMTQITDIAYEADSAGAMVVGGGVPKNYVLQTMLVSPDAYDYAVQLTMDPSNTGGLSGATLDEARSWGKLEKDARNVSVYADATITLPLVVAAARERHST, from the coding sequence ATGAGCGACCACACCGACGAGCGGGAGACGTTCCATCACGACCCGATCGGGCACGCGGAAGCCCGTGCCGGGATGACGGTCGGCGAACTGGCTGACAGCTACGGTGAGGCCGGCATCGGCGCGAACGACATCCACGAGGCCGTCGACATCTACAGCGAGATGCTCGACGACGACGTGACGACGTTCTTCGGGCTGGCTGGTGCGATGGTCCCGACCGGGATGCGGGCCATTGTGAGCGAACTCATCCGCGACGGGCACATCGACGTGCTCGTCACGACCGGCGCGAACTGCACCCACGACAGCATCGAGGCCATCGGCGGGAAGCACCACCACGGCGAGGTCACGCCCGAGGGGCAAACGGAGCGCGAACACGACGAGACGCTCCGGGACGAGGGTGTCGACCGAATCTACAACGTCTATCTCCCGCAGGAGCATTTCGCCCTGTTCGAGAACCACCTCCGCGACGAAGTGTTCTCGACGCTGGAAGACGAGGGCGCGGTCTCGATCCAGCGCATGACCGAGGAGCTGGGCCGGGCCAACAGCGAGGTCAACGAGCGCGAGGACGTGCCCGAGGACGCCGGCGTGCTCGCGGCGGCCTACGAGAACGACGTGCCGGTGTACTGTCCGGCTTTTCAGGACTCCGTGCTCGGACTGCAGGCGTGGATGTACTCCCAGACCAGCGAGTTCACGGTCGACGCGCTCGCGGACATGACCCAGATCACGGACATCGCCTACGAGGCCGACAGTGCCGGCGCGATGGTCGTCGGCGGCGGCGTCCCGAAGAACTACGTCCTCCAGACGATGCTGGTCTCGCCCGACGCCTACGACTACGCCGTCCAGCTGACGATGGACCCGTCGAACACCGGTGGTCTCTCCGGCGCGACGCTCGACGAGGCCCGCTCGTGGGGGAAGCTTGAAAAGGACGCCCGGAATGTCTCGGTGTATGCCGACGCGACGATTACACTCCCACTGGTCGTGGCCGCGGCCCGCGAGCGCCACAGTACGTAA
- a CDS encoding CPBP family intramembrane glutamic endopeptidase, translating into MPEWAAFVGLTGFLLTALLGLARLSQGAVRSDGGVSSAVDGVSMPEGDPTIPRFETQRAAAQRRQMRDTLAPGDLSTGALLANVAFTQGLFGVLLVAGAFYFAIPASAFGISADALSTGLPAMAVGIGAGIGFWLGNELAAAVADGFGVAFDESLRELLAPDSAGGWVVLLGVVLPVIAIVEELLFRAAAIGVPVAGLGAPAWAMAVVASVAFALGHGAQGRAGIVVTGTLGLALAGLFIATNSLLAVVVAHYLVNALELIVHEGLGVDRLWA; encoded by the coding sequence ATGCCCGAGTGGGCCGCGTTCGTCGGCCTCACGGGGTTTCTTTTAACCGCGCTTCTCGGTCTCGCACGGCTCTCACAGGGAGCCGTCCGGTCCGACGGCGGCGTTTCGTCGGCTGTCGACGGGGTCTCGATGCCCGAAGGAGACCCGACCATCCCGCGTTTCGAGACCCAGCGGGCAGCGGCCCAGCGACGACAAATGCGCGACACGCTGGCCCCGGGTGACCTCTCGACCGGGGCGTTACTTGCCAACGTCGCGTTCACGCAGGGGCTGTTCGGTGTCCTGCTCGTCGCCGGTGCGTTCTACTTCGCGATTCCGGCCAGTGCGTTCGGCATCTCCGCGGACGCGCTCTCGACAGGACTGCCGGCGATGGCCGTCGGCATCGGCGCTGGTATCGGGTTCTGGCTGGGCAACGAACTCGCCGCCGCCGTGGCCGACGGCTTCGGCGTCGCCTTCGACGAGTCGCTGCGGGAACTGCTCGCCCCGGACTCGGCTGGCGGCTGGGTCGTCCTGCTCGGGGTCGTCCTGCCAGTCATCGCAATCGTCGAGGAACTCCTTTTCCGGGCGGCTGCTATCGGCGTCCCCGTCGCGGGATTAGGCGCACCAGCGTGGGCGATGGCTGTCGTCGCCTCCGTCGCTTTCGCGCTGGGTCATGGCGCACAGGGCCGGGCGGGTATCGTCGTCACGGGCACGCTGGGGCTTGCGCTCGCGGGCCTGTTCATCGCGACAAACAGCCTGCTAGCCGTCGTCGTCGCCCACTATCTCGTCAACGCCCTCGAACTGATCGTCCACGAAGGGCTGGGTGTCGACCGGCTCTGGGCCTAG